Within the Bacteroidia bacterium genome, the region GCTTATGTGCAGCAATTAAGAACAAGTTTAACATAGACCCTGTACCGCATATTTTGTGTCAAGGTTTTACTCGTGAGGAAACCGAAGATGCTTTGATTGAGCTTAATTATTTAGGTGTAGAAAATGTGCTTTGCGTGCGAGGAGATAGCCTCAATTACACTAAGGTAATTACTGATAATCGTACAGTTAATAAATACGCCGTAGAATTAGTGCAACAAGTACATAACTTGACCAAAGGGATTTATCAAGATGAGCTGATTGATGCTGCGCCTTTAGATTTTTGCATTGGCGTAGGTGGATATCCTGAAAAACATTTTGAAGCGCCCAATCTTACTTTTGATATTCAAAACACAAAGAAAAAAATAGACGCAGGCGCGCACTACATTGTAACACAAATGTTTTTTGACAATCGTTTTTACTTTGACTATGTAGATAAATGCAGAAAAGCAGGTATTACTGTACCTATCATTCCAGGGCTAAAAATTTTAACCCATGCTGGGCAATTATGTAGTATTCCTCGTGCTTTTCATGTCAGTATTCCAGATGAGTTGGTTGATCAGATGCTCAATGCACCTGAAAATGAACAAGCAGAAATAGGGATACAGTGGGCATTAAAACAATCTATTGAGTTGTTGGAAGCTGGAGTGCCTTGTTTGCACTATTATATCATGCAAAATACGGGTCCTATT harbors:
- a CDS encoding methylenetetrahydrofolate reductase — protein: MKVIEHLERARNPLISVEIIPPKRGGNVQQIFDIVQSILPFEPAFIDITSHAAEAIYEEMPDGRIIRRVKRKRPGTIGLCAAIKNKFNIDPVPHILCQGFTREETEDALIELNYLGVENVLCVRGDSLNYTKVITDNRTVNKYAVELVQQVHNLTKGIYQDELIDAAPLDFCIGVGGYPEKHFEAPNLTFDIQNTKKKIDAGAHYIVTQMFFDNRFYFDYVDKCRKAGITVPIIPGLKILTHAGQLCSIPRAFHVSIPDELVDQMLNAPENEQAEIGIQWALKQSIELLEAGVPCLHYYIMQNTGPIVKLLQELKKRM